The genomic segment CCGGATAGTCTGCATGTTCGCGCGGCATAAACTCCAATACATCTACCAGGGCGGCTATGTACCAGCCCATACTTCTTGCCCAAAATTCGGGGCTGCATCCTTTGAACTTGCCGTCCTGTTGGGCCCAGAAAGAATTTTCATCTTCGGGAGTTGCAGTCCAGGCATGATAGTTCAGCTGCTTTTCGGCATTGTATGAGTATTGGTGAATTGTTTTAAATTGCAGTGCTATGTCACTCCAGCTTTCGTTGTTGTCCTTCGTGTCCTCTTTCCCAAACTTGGCTTGCCATTGCGCGTAGATGGGTGAGCCCATGAAAAGCCCGTCCAACCATACTTGATTGGGGTATACAGCCTTGTGGAAAAAGCAGCCGGCACCCGGAAGCGGTGCTTTGATGCGGCTATGATCATACTTCAGCCGGTTGCGTATGAGAGTGGCGGCAGTCTTGTATTTGCTCGCTTCCAAAGTATCTCCCTGCCGCATTTCTTCTTCATAAAGTCCGAAGAAGATATTTCCTGCGGGCAAATCGTCAATGTTACTGGGACGCAGGGCGCCTTTACCTTTCTTATTGTGAATGAAAGTGCCGTCTTCATTGAGGCTGTTGTCCGCAAACGCTTTGACGGCATCATAATAGGCTTTCTTTTCCGGATAGGCACTCCAGGCTTTCAGAACTGAATGTGCGACTAAGCCTGATACATAATCCCAGCCGGTTGTGTCGAGTTTGGCCTGATGGTGTCTGTTGCAGTAAAAATCGCCTAAGCCGTGTGTCTCTACCATCATTTGCGAGTAGATCGGTTCGCACTTTTCTTTTTTAGCCGGACTGCAGCTTATCAGGAGCAGTATCGGCCATAAATAGTGATGTTTCATATATTATTATCTGCCATGTAAATCGTATAGTTTCAGAGAATAAGCTATGTCCTCCTTGACTTCAAGCTGTTCTTGCTTGGTCATCAAGGGTGCTTCCCGGTCCAATCCCTCCAAGATAGTTTTGGCAGCAAAAGCTTCTTCCAAGGAATCTCCGTAATTGTTCCGCAACCATTGCTCTATGTCGATAGATGGTTGCGGATAATTACCGAGAATCTTCTCCAAAAAGATGTCATCCGTCAGCAAATCTGCTACGCTTCCTAATACCATTGTCTTTCTTTGTTTAACTAAATATGCAAATTTACACATAATGACGGTCGAAAATAATTGTTGTACTCATGTTGATAGGCGAGGTTGACAACTTATAACATTCTTGCTTGTATGGCGGGTACAGAAGTGCTGTGTATCCGTCTTTTTTATAGGTATATTTATTGGATAATGGTATGATGAAAATGAACATATTCTTTATTTCTCTTTTTTTATTGAGTGCGCCGGCCGTATCTCAGGTTGTGAAAGCTGATAATTTCTCTCATGACTGGGAGAATCATCATGTGCTGCACATAAATCGGTTACCTGCTCGTGCTGCTTTTGTCCCTTATCGGCAGAAGGTAGGCGACAGTAGTTATTCCCTTAACGGAGAGTGGAAATTTCGCTGGACTCCGGTGCCTGACGAACGTGTCTTTGACTTTTACCGGACGGAATTCGATGATTCGGGGTGGGAGGATTTCTTAGTGCCTTCCAATTGGGAAAATCGTGGATACGGTACTCCCATTTATGTGTCGGCAGGCTATCCTTTCCGTATTGACCCACCTCGTGTGATGGGTACTCCTAAGGAAGATTATACTACCTATAAGGAACGTAATCCTGTCGGCCAGTATCGCAGGACGTTTACATTGCCGGCCCATTGGGAAGGGGATGGAGAAGTGTTGTTACGCTTTGACGGCGTGATGAGTGCTTTCTACGTATGGATTAACGGTGAGAAGGTGGGGTATAGCCAGGGCAGCATGGAGGCAAGTGAGTTTAATGTTACCCGTTATCTCCAGAAAGGACAAAATCAAATAGCCTTAGAGGTGTACCGTTATAGTGACGGGTCTTACCTTGAAGACCAGGATTTTTGGCGTTTTGGTGGAATTCATCGCGACATTACGCTGATTCATACACATAAAGTGGCTTTTCGGGATTATACTGTACGCACGTTGCCTGCCAAGCCGGGCTGCTATGATGATTTTATATTACAGGTGGATCCTGCGTTTGTTGTACGGCAAGGGGAACTTGGCGTAGGTTACCGGGCAAAAGCTGAACTGAAGGATATGCAAGGTAATGTTGTGGAGATGACCGATCTGGAAGGTAGGCAGGTATTCGGCCTTGAAGTTGATGTGCCGGAGGTCCTCGATTTGGAGCATAAGGCTTCACGTATGAATTTGTGGTATCCCCAGCGCGGTCCTCGCAGAATGGGGCGCATGCAGGCTATTGTTAAGTCCCCTCACCGCTGGACGTCCGAGACACCTAATCTTTATAAACTTCATCTTACGCTGATGAATGAGAAGGGAGAGGTTGTGCAACAGATAGAACAGCGGGTAGGATTTCGGATTGTCGAAATTAAAAACGGGCAGATGTTGGT from the Bacteroides eggerthii genome contains:
- a CDS encoding glycoside hydrolase family 105 protein, whose amino-acid sequence is MKHHYLWPILLLISCSPAKKEKCEPIYSQMMVETHGLGDFYCNRHHQAKLDTTGWDYVSGLVAHSVLKAWSAYPEKKAYYDAVKAFADNSLNEDGTFIHNKKGKGALRPSNIDDLPAGNIFFGLYEEEMRQGDTLEASKYKTAATLIRNRLKYDHSRIKAPLPGAGCFFHKAVYPNQVWLDGLFMGSPIYAQWQAKFGKEDTKDNNESWSDIALQFKTIHQYSYNAEKQLNYHAWTATPEDENSFWAQQDGKFKGCSPEFWARSMGWYIAALVDVLEFMPREHADYPAMHRILNEVAAGLKRWQDPKSGVWYQLLQYDHSMAADGKGDTISGKVYNVGTQPNYLESSASAIFTYAFLKGIRLGLLDKDEYLPVAEKAYNGILKQFVRQEGNKTHIIQVCASAGLGPKNSPSRTGTINYYLAGKDVTITENEGKAIGSFIMASVEWELMKR